In one Lysobacter alkalisoli genomic region, the following are encoded:
- a CDS encoding 5'-nucleotidase has translation MPDANADPLIVAISSRTLFDLEDSHTLFEAEGIDAYAEYQREHEDDLLSPGIAFPLVRKLLGLNEGAPPEAPRVEVILISRNSADTGLRIFNSIEHHGLSIRRAAFSNGAPPFPYIKPFGADLFLSTHAEDVRSALLAGVAAATLLPACAPQQRHDQLRIAFDGDAVIFDDEGERVSREGGLAAFAAHERAKAGEPLSGGPFRGFLDALHRLQAAFPVGQSAPIRTALVTARSIPAHERVIRTLREWGIRLDEALFLGGRDKGPFLEAFGADIFFDDSEHNIESARGLVAAGHVPHGIANRS, from the coding sequence ATGCCCGACGCCAATGCCGACCCGCTGATCGTCGCGATTTCATCGCGCACCCTGTTCGACCTCGAGGATAGCCACACCCTGTTCGAGGCCGAGGGCATCGACGCCTATGCCGAGTACCAGCGCGAGCACGAGGACGACCTGCTGTCGCCCGGCATTGCCTTTCCGCTGGTGCGCAAGCTGCTCGGCCTCAACGAAGGGGCACCGCCGGAGGCGCCCCGGGTCGAGGTGATCCTGATCTCGCGCAATTCGGCCGATACCGGCCTGCGCATCTTCAACTCGATCGAACACCACGGCCTGTCGATCAGGCGTGCCGCTTTCAGCAACGGCGCGCCGCCATTTCCCTACATCAAGCCGTTCGGTGCCGACCTGTTCCTGTCGACCCATGCCGAAGACGTGCGCAGTGCGCTGCTGGCCGGTGTCGCTGCCGCGACCCTGCTGCCAGCGTGCGCGCCACAGCAGCGGCACGACCAGTTGCGCATTGCCTTCGATGGCGATGCGGTGATCTTCGACGACGAGGGCGAGCGGGTCTCGCGCGAGGGCGGTCTGGCCGCGTTCGCCGCGCACGAGCGGGCCAAGGCCGGCGAGCCATTGTCGGGCGGACCGTTTCGAGGCTTCCTCGATGCCCTGCACCGGCTGCAGGCCGCGTTTCCGGTTGGCCAGAGTGCGCCCATCCGCACCGCCCTGGTCACCGCGCGTTCCATTCCCGCCCACGAGCGGGTGATCCGGACACTGCGTGAGTGGGGCATCCGTCTCGACGAGGCGCTGTTCCTGGGCGGACGCGACAAGGGGCCGTTTCTCGAAGCTTTCGGCGCCGACATCTTCTTCGACGACTCGGAGCACAACATCGAGTCGGCGCGCGGCCTGGTCGCGGCCGGGCACGTACCGCACGGCATCGCCAATCGCAGTTGA
- a CDS encoding NAD-glutamate dehydrogenase: MSTPKTAAKKSPQTSKSSDKRSPASGRRTAVRAGDSVSLAPIIAAMRKRLPKSRHPEAEAFVNAFYVRMGDDEILQHSAKGWAALASDFLEFARVRKPGKALVRLFNPSLDKQGWDSPHTVLQIVNDDMPFLVDSITMRLAELGIGVHVLGHPVVTIQRDRTGRLLSVGGGKAESLMHLEIDRQTADAMPAIEQSMQSVLGDVRAIVSDWRAMRDRMIEIAEELPQRASPVSKSGRREAQEFLRWAANNHFTLLGYREYEVVRQKGEGVLRAVKGSGLGLLRAADVGKPRLLTSLAAHYMPQSGAVDALILTKTNARATVHRPGYMDYIGVLDFDAEGRPVREQRFLGLYTSSAYTSRPWDIPLVRDRHDYVMKRSGLAPDSHNGKALRHILETMPRDELFQASGDELLQTAMAILGLQERVRSKLFLRRDRYGRYFSGLAYIPRDRFNTEIRHRIEAMLKRVLNGEHIDTNVQLSESPLAQLHLIVRPRSGEAIEIDHAAIEGELAAIVRNWQDDLRDALIRRHGEQKGLDIASRFGRALPAGYIQHSGAEAAADDVEHLAALAGPEDLRLNLCRLHEGPGGLRFKFYRQGNDIPLSDALPMMENMGLRVIAEHPFRIVIDDETLYIQDFEVEAASVDIDAGNIDVGHTNRRFEEAFAHIWYGDAENDGFNRLILAADLTWRQVGMLRAYCKYLLQVGVPFSQSYVEQTFVRYPLLARLMVELFEARFHPGTGKEDKAEINAGVDALRNQLQRLANGDAATLAVLEPVLAARSNKRERQGEATRKALKALLDRVSSLDEDRILRSYMGVIEATLRTSYYQGGVGGAENGYVSFKFDSEKVPDLPKPRPYREIFVYGPRVEGIHLRFGPVARGGLRWSDRREDFRTEVLGLVKAQMVKNTVIVPVGSKGGFISKRPPASGDRDAVWAEGVACYKMFINGLLDITDNLVDGKVVPPVNVVRHDQDDPYLVVAADKGTATFSDIANGIAREHGYWLDDAFASGGSVGYDHKGMGITAKGAWESVKRHFRALGHDSQKQDFTAVGIGDMSGDVFGNGMLLSKHIRLVAAFDHRHIFIDPDPDAATSYKERQRMFKLPRSSWEDYDNSLISKGGGVYARTAKSIPLSKPAREALGIEGDIDALSPNELMSAILRAPVDLLWNGGIGTYVKAVSESNTDVGDRANNALRVNGRDLRCKVVGEGGNLGLTQLGRIEAAQHGVLLNTDFIDNSAGVDTSDHEVNIKILLNGEVQAKKLTVPARNKLLAAMTDEVEQLVLVDNYRQNQAISLMERMSVPRLGSKQHFIRTLEQQGLLDRQIEFLPSDAELAERKARGQGLTRPELSVLLSYAKLVIYQELLDSDIPEDPYLSKELVRYFPQPLQKKYAASMEEHRLKREIIATAVTNSMVNRMGATFTLRMTEDTGRSAAEVAKAYTISREAIDARALWAQIDALDGKLPESAQIDALKVIWHLLRVMSRWLLSRPGAIPEITEAMARYGTGLKAVEAALPEAMSDVRREAFEVRKAEWKAKGFPAALGAQLAALPLLEFGCDIVEIAHARRLPPAEVACAYFALGAALHMPWLYDQIDALQVDGRWQALARGALRDDLSVQQRALVGQILSTGGKRSAQAKVDAWLNRDDSALRFTQTMLLELTNQKSVDYATVSVAVRRLAQIAGTAG, translated from the coding sequence ATGAGCACGCCCAAGACCGCCGCGAAGAAGTCGCCGCAGACCTCCAAAAGCTCCGACAAACGAAGCCCCGCGAGCGGCCGTCGCACCGCCGTGCGTGCCGGCGATTCCGTCTCGCTGGCGCCTATCATTGCAGCGATGCGCAAGCGTCTGCCCAAGAGCCGCCACCCGGAGGCCGAGGCCTTCGTCAACGCGTTCTACGTGCGCATGGGAGATGACGAGATACTGCAGCACAGCGCAAAGGGCTGGGCAGCGCTGGCGAGCGACTTCCTTGAATTCGCGCGCGTGCGCAAGCCCGGCAAGGCGCTGGTCCGCTTGTTCAACCCGAGCCTGGACAAGCAGGGCTGGGACTCGCCGCACACCGTGCTGCAGATCGTCAACGACGACATGCCGTTCCTGGTCGATTCGATCACGATGCGCCTGGCCGAGCTTGGTATCGGCGTGCACGTACTTGGCCACCCTGTGGTGACGATACAGCGCGACCGCACCGGCCGGTTGCTGTCGGTGGGAGGCGGCAAGGCCGAATCCTTGATGCACCTCGAGATCGATCGCCAGACCGCCGACGCGATGCCGGCAATCGAACAGTCGATGCAGTCGGTTCTGGGCGACGTCCGCGCCATCGTCAGCGACTGGCGGGCGATGCGCGACAGGATGATCGAGATCGCCGAGGAACTTCCGCAGCGGGCTTCGCCGGTCAGCAAGTCGGGCCGGCGCGAGGCGCAGGAGTTCCTGCGCTGGGCTGCCAACAACCACTTCACCCTGCTCGGTTACCGCGAATACGAGGTGGTGAGGCAGAAGGGTGAGGGCGTGCTGCGAGCGGTGAAGGGTAGCGGGCTGGGTCTGCTGCGGGCCGCGGATGTCGGCAAGCCGCGTCTGCTGACTTCGCTCGCTGCGCATTACATGCCGCAGTCCGGTGCGGTCGATGCGCTGATCCTGACCAAGACCAATGCCCGCGCTACCGTGCACCGGCCGGGCTATATGGATTACATCGGCGTCCTCGATTTCGACGCCGAGGGCAGGCCGGTCCGTGAGCAGCGTTTCCTCGGCCTGTACACCTCCAGCGCTTACACCTCCCGGCCATGGGACATTCCGTTGGTGCGTGATCGGCACGATTACGTGATGAAGCGCTCAGGCCTGGCTCCGGACAGCCACAACGGCAAGGCGCTGCGGCACATCCTCGAGACCATGCCGCGCGACGAGCTGTTCCAGGCCAGCGGCGACGAACTGTTGCAGACGGCGATGGCCATTCTCGGGCTGCAGGAGCGCGTGCGCAGCAAGCTGTTCCTGCGCCGCGACCGCTACGGTCGCTATTTTTCCGGTCTGGCCTATATCCCCCGCGATCGTTTCAACACCGAGATCCGCCACCGCATCGAGGCCATGCTCAAGCGGGTGCTTAACGGCGAACACATCGACACCAACGTGCAGCTGAGCGAGTCGCCGCTGGCGCAGCTGCATCTGATCGTGCGCCCGCGCTCGGGCGAGGCGATCGAGATCGACCACGCCGCGATCGAGGGCGAGCTGGCGGCGATCGTCCGCAACTGGCAAGACGACCTGCGCGATGCATTGATCCGTCGTCACGGCGAGCAGAAGGGCCTCGACATCGCCAGCCGTTTCGGTCGCGCACTGCCGGCCGGTTACATCCAGCATTCCGGTGCGGAAGCGGCTGCAGACGACGTCGAGCATCTTGCCGCGCTGGCCGGCCCCGAGGATTTGCGGTTGAACCTGTGCCGCCTGCACGAGGGTCCGGGCGGACTGCGCTTCAAGTTCTACCGCCAGGGCAACGACATTCCGCTGTCGGACGCTCTGCCGATGATGGAGAACATGGGCCTACGGGTGATCGCCGAGCATCCGTTCCGCATCGTCATCGACGACGAGACGCTGTACATCCAGGACTTCGAGGTCGAGGCGGCGAGCGTTGATATCGATGCCGGAAACATCGACGTCGGCCACACGAACCGGCGCTTCGAGGAAGCCTTCGCCCACATCTGGTACGGCGATGCCGAGAACGACGGATTCAACCGGCTGATCCTCGCCGCCGACCTGACCTGGCGCCAGGTCGGCATGCTGCGCGCCTACTGCAAGTACCTGCTGCAGGTCGGGGTGCCTTTCTCGCAGAGCTACGTCGAACAGACCTTTGTCCGCTATCCACTGCTGGCGCGGCTGATGGTCGAACTGTTCGAGGCCCGCTTCCACCCGGGAACCGGGAAAGAGGACAAGGCCGAGATCAATGCCGGCGTGGACGCGCTGCGCAATCAGTTGCAACGCCTGGCCAATGGCGATGCAGCCACCCTGGCGGTGCTGGAGCCCGTGCTCGCGGCCCGTAGCAACAAGCGTGAGCGCCAGGGCGAGGCGACCCGCAAGGCGCTCAAGGCGCTGCTGGACCGCGTCTCCAGCCTCGACGAGGACCGCATCCTGCGCAGCTACATGGGTGTGATCGAGGCGACCCTGCGCACCAGCTACTACCAGGGCGGCGTCGGCGGTGCGGAGAACGGTTACGTCAGCTTCAAGTTCGATTCGGAAAAGGTGCCCGACCTGCCGAAGCCGCGTCCGTACCGCGAGATCTTCGTCTACGGGCCGCGGGTGGAGGGCATACATCTGCGCTTCGGCCCGGTCGCGCGAGGCGGCCTGCGCTGGTCGGATCGTCGCGAGGACTTCCGCACCGAGGTGCTGGGCCTGGTCAAGGCGCAGATGGTGAAGAACACGGTGATCGTGCCGGTCGGTTCCAAGGGCGGCTTCATCAGCAAGCGCCCGCCAGCGAGCGGTGATCGCGACGCCGTGTGGGCCGAGGGAGTGGCCTGTTACAAGATGTTCATCAACGGCCTGCTCGACATCACCGACAACCTGGTCGACGGCAAGGTCGTGCCGCCGGTCAACGTGGTGCGCCACGACCAGGACGACCCGTACCTGGTCGTGGCCGCCGACAAGGGCACCGCGACGTTCTCGGACATCGCCAATGGCATCGCCCGCGAGCACGGCTACTGGCTCGACGATGCGTTCGCCTCCGGCGGCTCGGTCGGCTATGACCACAAGGGCATGGGCATCACCGCCAAAGGCGCTTGGGAGTCGGTCAAGCGGCACTTCCGCGCGCTTGGCCACGACAGCCAGAAGCAGGACTTCACCGCGGTCGGCATCGGCGATATGTCCGGCGACGTGTTCGGCAACGGCATGCTGTTGTCGAAGCACATCCGGCTGGTGGCCGCGTTCGACCATCGCCACATCTTCATCGATCCGGATCCGGATGCGGCAACCAGCTACAAGGAGCGACAGCGCATGTTCAAGCTGCCGCGCTCGAGCTGGGAGGACTACGACAATTCGCTGATCAGCAAGGGCGGCGGCGTGTACGCGCGCACGGCCAAGTCGATCCCCTTGTCGAAGCCGGCACGCGAGGCGCTGGGCATCGAAGGTGACATCGACGCGCTGAGTCCGAACGAGCTGATGAGCGCGATCCTGCGGGCACCGGTCGACCTGCTCTGGAACGGTGGCATCGGCACCTATGTGAAGGCGGTAAGCGAATCGAACACCGATGTCGGCGATCGCGCCAACAATGCCTTGCGCGTGAACGGCCGCGACCTGCGCTGCAAGGTAGTGGGCGAGGGCGGCAACCTCGGTCTGACCCAGCTGGGACGCATCGAGGCCGCGCAACATGGCGTGCTGCTCAACACCGACTTCATCGACAACTCCGCCGGCGTGGACACCTCCGACCACGAGGTCAACATCAAGATCCTGCTCAACGGCGAAGTGCAGGCGAAGAAGCTGACCGTGCCGGCACGCAACAAATTGCTGGCGGCGATGACCGACGAGGTCGAACAGTTGGTGCTGGTCGACAACTACCGTCAGAACCAGGCGATCAGCCTGATGGAGCGGATGAGCGTTCCACGCCTGGGCTCCAAGCAGCATTTCATCCGCACCCTGGAGCAGCAGGGATTGCTCGACCGCCAGATCGAGTTCCTGCCCAGCGACGCCGAGCTGGCCGAGCGCAAGGCGCGCGGGCAAGGCCTGACCCGGCCCGAACTGTCGGTGCTGCTGTCCTACGCCAAACTGGTGATCTATCAGGAACTGCTGGATTCCGACATCCCCGAGGATCCGTACCTGTCGAAGGAACTGGTGCGTTACTTCCCCCAGCCGTTGCAGAAGAAGTACGCCGCGTCGATGGAAGAGCACCGGCTGAAGCGCGAGATCATCGCCACCGCGGTGACCAATTCGATGGTCAACCGCATGGGCGCGACGTTCACGCTGCGCATGACCGAGGACACCGGCCGCAGCGCCGCCGAAGTCGCCAAGGCCTACACGATCAGCCGGGAAGCGATCGATGCGCGTGCGCTGTGGGCGCAGATCGACGCGCTCGACGGCAAGCTGCCGGAGTCGGCGCAGATCGACGCGCTCAAGGTGATCTGGCACCTGTTGAGGGTGATGTCTCGCTGGCTGCTGTCGCGGCCGGGTGCGATTCCCGAGATCACCGAGGCGATGGCCCGCTACGGCACCGGCCTGAAGGCGGTCGAGGCAGCGCTGCCGGAGGCGATGTCGGACGTGCGCCGCGAAGCTTTCGAGGTACGCAAGGCCGAGTGGAAGGCCAAGGGCTTCCCTGCCGCACTTGGCGCGCAGCTGGCCGCGCTGCCGTTGCTCGAGTTCGGTTGCGACATCGTCGAGATCGCTCATGCCCGCCGCTTGCCGCCGGCCGAAGTGGCCTGTGCCTATTTCGCGCTCGGTGCGGCCCTGCACATGCCCTGGCTGTACGACCAGATCGATGCGCTGCAGGTCGATGGCCGTTGGCAGGCACTGGCGAGGGGCGCCCTGCGCGATGACCTGAGCGTGCAGCAGCGGGCACTGGTCGGGCAGATCCTGTCGACGGGCGGCAAGCGTTCGGCACAGGCCAAGGTCGATGCCTGGCTCAACCGCGACGACTCGGCCCTGCGTTTTACCCAGACCATGCTGCTGGAGCTGACCAACCAGAAGTCCGTCGATTACGCCACTGTGTCGGTCGCCGTGCGGCGACTGGCACAGATCGCCGGCACCGCGGGGTAG
- a CDS encoding DUF2939 domain-containing protein produces the protein MKRLLPLLIPLFVLLLVYLVSPLPAVQGIRKALRAEDGAALARHVDFPALQANLRAQTEDYIARQAAPGMRDNPFGAFALAVAGRMAGGLAETAATPEGVRMLMAGRVMWRKGTASGLELDKPLTTRPPEDPFRDARYRLESHDRFSAQLPNDGGMPVEVVLYRQGLKWKVGEINLGTQGPVQQP, from the coding sequence ATGAAGAGGCTCCTGCCCCTGCTGATTCCGCTCTTCGTCCTGTTGCTGGTCTACCTGGTTTCCCCCCTGCCTGCCGTACAGGGCATCCGCAAGGCATTGCGCGCGGAAGACGGGGCGGCCCTCGCACGGCATGTGGACTTTCCGGCACTGCAGGCCAACCTGCGGGCCCAGACCGAGGACTACATCGCCCGTCAGGCCGCCCCCGGGATGCGCGACAATCCGTTCGGCGCGTTCGCGCTCGCGGTTGCCGGCCGCATGGCCGGGGGGCTGGCCGAAACCGCGGCCACGCCCGAAGGCGTGCGCATGCTGATGGCCGGCCGTGTGATGTGGCGCAAGGGAACCGCGTCGGGACTGGAGCTGGACAAGCCGCTGACCACCCGGCCGCCGGAGGATCCATTCAGAGATGCCCGCTACCGGCTCGAGTCACACGACCGCTTCAGTGCTCAACTGCCGAACGACGGCGGCATGCCAGTCGAGGTCGTACTGTACCGGCAAGGCCTGAAGTGGAAGGTCGGGGAGATCAATCTCGGCACGCAGGGGCCGGTGCAGCAACCGTAG
- a CDS encoding acyl-CoA dehydrogenase family protein, whose translation MGCFCNQFRHPVQTQSRCDVDFGFTEEQLMIQDVARRIAQEKIAPSAEHHDQTGEFPLENIRTLGENGLMGIEVPAEYGGAGMDPISYVLAMVEIAAGDAAHSTIMSVNNSLFCNGILKFGTEEQKQTYVRAIAEGKEIGAFALTEPQSGSDATAMRCKAVKQADGSFVINGKKSWITSGPVARYIVLFAMTDPDKGARGITAFMVDTQREGFHRGKTEPKLGIRASATCEIEFTDYVARAEDVLGDEGHGFKIAMGVLDAGRIGIASQAIGLARAAYEKTLEYVKERKAFGQPIGAFQMTQAKIADMKCKLDAALLLTLRAAWTKGETERNGGRFTTEAAVAKLTASEAAMWITHQAVQIHGGMGYSKEMPLERYFRDAKITEIYEGTSEIQRLVIARHETGLR comes from the coding sequence ATTGGTTGTTTCTGTAACCAGTTCAGACACCCAGTTCAGACTCAGTCGAGGTGCGACGTGGATTTTGGCTTTACCGAAGAGCAGTTGATGATCCAGGACGTGGCGAGGCGCATCGCCCAGGAGAAGATCGCACCGAGCGCGGAGCATCACGACCAGACCGGTGAATTCCCGCTGGAGAACATCCGCACCCTGGGCGAGAACGGCCTGATGGGCATCGAGGTGCCGGCCGAGTACGGTGGCGCCGGCATGGACCCGATCAGCTACGTGCTGGCGATGGTCGAAATCGCCGCTGGCGACGCCGCCCATTCGACCATCATGTCGGTCAACAACTCGCTGTTCTGCAACGGCATCCTGAAGTTCGGCACCGAAGAGCAGAAGCAGACCTATGTACGTGCGATCGCCGAGGGCAAGGAAATCGGTGCGTTCGCACTGACCGAGCCGCAATCCGGCTCCGACGCCACCGCGATGCGCTGCAAGGCGGTCAAGCAGGCCGACGGCAGCTTCGTCATCAACGGCAAGAAGAGCTGGATCACCTCCGGCCCGGTGGCGCGTTACATCGTGCTGTTCGCGATGACCGACCCGGACAAGGGCGCGCGCGGCATCACCGCCTTCATGGTCGACACCCAGCGCGAAGGCTTCCACCGCGGCAAGACCGAGCCCAAGCTCGGCATCCGCGCCTCGGCGACCTGCGAGATCGAGTTCACCGACTATGTCGCTCGTGCAGAGGATGTGCTGGGCGACGAGGGTCATGGGTTCAAGATCGCCATGGGCGTGCTCGACGCCGGTCGCATCGGCATCGCCAGCCAGGCGATTGGCCTTGCCCGCGCGGCCTACGAGAAGACCCTCGAGTACGTGAAGGAGCGCAAGGCCTTCGGCCAGCCGATCGGCGCGTTCCAGATGACCCAGGCCAAGATTGCCGACATGAAGTGCAAACTCGATGCGGCCCTGCTGCTGACCCTGCGCGCGGCCTGGACCAAGGGCGAGACCGAACGCAATGGCGGCCGTTTCACTACCGAGGCCGCAGTCGCCAAGTTGACCGCCTCCGAAGCGGCGATGTGGATCACCCACCAGGCGGTGCAGATCCATGGCGGAATGGGCTACTCGAAGGAGATGCCACTGGAGCGCTACTTCCGCGATGCCAAGATCACCGAGATCTACGAGGGCACCAGCGAGATCCAGCGCCTGGTCATTGCCCGCCACGAGACCGGGCTGCGCTAG
- the sbcB gene encoding exodeoxyribonuclease I, whose translation MPASFLFYDLETFGKDPRTSRIAQFAAIRTDADLNEIEEPISFFVKPANDLLPSPAATLVTGITPQHAMQEGVVEAEAFALIFEAMSRPETCSLGYNSLKFDDEFVRHGLFRNFHDAYEREWRGGNSRWDLLDVLRLAHALRPDGLAWPKRDDGATSFKLEHLADANGVREGDAHEALSDVRALIGLARLLKTAQPRFWDYALRLRDKRFAGSLLDTVAMTPVLHVSQRYPASRMCAAPVAPVARHPRIDNRVIVFDLDQDPSRLLELDAADIADRLYTPTADLPEGEERIALKEVHLNRCPSLVAWSHLRPAEFERLGIDRELAESRARILCEAGPALAEKLRQVYDDGRDRSPSDVDASLYDGFIGDGDKRLFRDVRSTPPEALGAATFAFRDARLPELLFRYRARNWPQTLSASEQSRWNEYRRRRLHGDEGLAEYGFARFSAEIANLRLQHAGDGARQGLLDQLEAWGRDLQADLDLT comes from the coding sequence ATGCCCGCCAGCTTCCTGTTCTACGACCTCGAAACCTTCGGCAAGGACCCACGGACCAGCCGGATCGCCCAGTTCGCCGCGATCCGCACCGATGCCGACCTCAACGAGATCGAAGAACCGATCAGTTTCTTCGTCAAGCCCGCCAACGACCTGCTGCCCTCGCCCGCGGCCACCCTGGTCACCGGCATCACTCCACAGCACGCCATGCAGGAAGGGGTGGTCGAAGCCGAAGCATTCGCTCTGATCTTCGAGGCGATGTCGCGGCCGGAAACCTGCAGCCTCGGCTACAACTCCCTGAAGTTCGATGACGAGTTCGTCCGCCACGGCCTGTTCCGCAACTTCCATGACGCCTACGAGCGCGAGTGGCGTGGTGGCAATTCACGCTGGGACCTGCTCGATGTGCTGCGGCTGGCGCATGCGCTGCGCCCCGACGGGCTGGCCTGGCCGAAGCGCGACGACGGCGCCACCTCGTTCAAGCTCGAACACCTGGCCGATGCCAATGGTGTGCGTGAAGGCGATGCCCACGAGGCGCTGTCCGACGTGCGTGCGCTGATCGGGCTGGCCCGCCTGCTCAAGACCGCCCAGCCACGCTTCTGGGACTACGCCCTGCGCCTGCGCGACAAGCGTTTCGCCGGCAGCCTGCTCGACACGGTGGCGATGACGCCGGTGCTGCATGTCTCTCAGCGCTATCCGGCCAGCCGGATGTGCGCGGCGCCGGTGGCGCCGGTGGCGCGGCACCCGCGCATCGACAACCGGGTGATCGTGTTCGATCTCGACCAGGACCCGTCACGACTGCTCGAACTCGACGCCGCCGACATCGCCGACCGCCTCTACACCCCGACCGCCGACCTGCCCGAGGGCGAGGAACGGATCGCGCTCAAGGAAGTCCACCTCAACCGTTGCCCGTCACTGGTCGCATGGTCGCACCTGCGGCCGGCCGAGTTCGAACGCCTCGGCATCGACCGCGAGCTGGCCGAATCACGGGCGAGGATACTGTGCGAGGCCGGCCCTGCCCTGGCCGAGAAGCTCCGCCAGGTGTACGACGACGGTCGCGATCGGTCGCCGTCCGATGTCGACGCCTCGCTCTATGATGGCTTCATCGGCGACGGCGACAAGCGGCTGTTCCGCGATGTCCGCAGCACGCCGCCTGAAGCGCTGGGCGCAGCCACGTTCGCGTTCCGCGACGCGCGCCTGCCGGAGCTGCTGTTCCGCTACCGTGCCCGCAACTGGCCGCAGACGCTTTCGGCCAGCGAGCAGTCACGCTGGAACGAATACCGCAGGCGCCGCCTGCACGGAGACGAAGGCCTTGCCGAGTATGGCTTTGCGCGTTTCTCCGCGGAAATCGCTAACCTGCGCCTGCAACATGCCGGCGACGGCGCGCGCCAGGGCCTCCTCGACCAGCTCGAAGCCTGGGGCCGCGATCTGCAAGCCGACCTCGACCTGACCTGA
- a CDS encoding NAD kinase encodes MTASPRIAFFASPAEDAREALEELVREHGRHDPESADILVALGGDGFMLQTLHRHAALGKPVYGMKLGTVGFLMNHFRTDGLLQRLHAAEPAVLRPLEMVVVTESGASVGSLAYNEVSLLRQTRQAAHLSIELNGEVRLDELISDGVLVATAAGSTAYNFSAHGPILPLGSNVIALTPIAAFRPRRWRGAVLKADTEVRFRVLDPYKRPVSATADSHEVRDVVEVTIRESRDRTVTLLFDPEHNLEERMLAEQFSS; translated from the coding sequence ATGACAGCATCGCCCCGTATCGCCTTCTTCGCCAGCCCTGCCGAGGATGCCCGCGAGGCGCTCGAGGAACTGGTCCGGGAGCATGGCCGGCACGACCCGGAATCGGCCGACATTCTGGTCGCCCTCGGCGGCGACGGTTTCATGCTGCAGACCCTGCACCGGCATGCGGCCCTTGGCAAACCCGTGTATGGCATGAAGCTGGGTACGGTCGGGTTCTTGATGAACCACTTCCGCACCGACGGTTTGCTGCAACGCCTGCATGCTGCCGAGCCAGCGGTGCTGCGACCGCTGGAAATGGTGGTGGTGACCGAATCCGGGGCCAGTGTCGGATCGCTGGCCTACAACGAGGTTTCGCTGCTGCGACAGACCCGCCAGGCAGCGCATCTGAGCATCGAGCTCAACGGTGAGGTCCGGCTCGACGAGCTGATCAGCGACGGCGTGCTGGTCGCCACCGCGGCCGGCAGCACCGCCTACAACTTCTCCGCGCACGGGCCGATCCTGCCGTTGGGCAGCAACGTCATCGCCCTGACCCCGATCGCCGCATTCCGGCCGCGGCGCTGGCGCGGAGCGGTGCTCAAGGCCGATACCGAGGTCCGTTTCCGCGTGCTGGATCCGTACAAGCGTCCGGTCAGCGCCACCGCCGATTCGCACGAGGTCCGTGACGTGGTCGAAGTGACCATCCGCGAGTCCCGCGACCGTACCGTCACCCTGCTGTTCGATCCCGAGCACAACCTCGAGGAGAGGATGCTGGCCGAGCAGTTCTCCAGCTGA
- a CDS encoding DUF2461 domain-containing protein, translated as MPAYFSEASFRFLRDLARHNERAWFQANKDRYEEHVREPFRKLLVDLQPALTEVSPHYRADPKTVGGSLFRIHRDTRFSNNKAPYKTWQGARLFHERNRQVQAPSWYIHLQPGNCFIAAGVWHPEPDNLRRIRHFILDNPGSWALATRDKAFRRRYALDESEMLTRIPRGFPSEFEHADDLRRKNFVALRNIDDATMTGPRLRSVLERDLSGMSGFVDYLCAALDLEF; from the coding sequence ATGCCCGCCTACTTCAGCGAAGCCAGTTTCAGGTTCCTCCGCGACCTCGCCCGCCACAACGAGCGTGCGTGGTTCCAGGCCAACAAGGACCGCTACGAGGAGCACGTACGCGAACCGTTCCGCAAGCTTCTGGTCGACCTTCAGCCGGCACTGACCGAGGTCAGTCCGCACTACCGTGCCGACCCGAAGACCGTCGGCGGCTCGCTGTTCCGCATCCATCGCGACACCCGTTTCAGCAACAACAAGGCGCCGTACAAGACCTGGCAGGGCGCGCGGCTGTTCCACGAACGCAACCGCCAGGTGCAGGCGCCGAGCTGGTATATCCATTTGCAACCGGGCAACTGCTTCATCGCCGCCGGTGTCTGGCACCCGGAGCCGGACAACCTGCGCCGGATCCGGCACTTCATCCTCGACAACCCTGGCAGCTGGGCACTGGCAACCCGGGACAAGGCTTTCCGGCGCCGCTATGCGCTCGACGAAAGCGAGATGCTGACCCGCATCCCACGCGGTTTCCCGTCCGAGTTCGAACACGCCGACGATCTGCGTCGCAAGAATTTCGTCGCCCTCCGCAACATCGACGACGCCACCATGACCGGCCCGCGGCTGCGTTCGGTACTGGAGCGCGATCTGAGCGGGATGTCCGGCTTCGTCGACTACCTCTGCGCGGCACTGGACCTGGAGTTTTGA